A single window of Paenibacillus sp. FSL H8-0537 DNA harbors:
- a CDS encoding Ger(x)C family spore germination protein: MRKIVQTMLLGLSLLLLPGCWDNKELNDLALMLGNGVDLDENGVYVLSSQFALSTAAQTGANPQTQSFFTESSNGDTISKAFDNMQSKITRQTSRGQRRSIIFGEKMAKKGIKNIMDLSTRNPETPLRTEILIVKNGTAQSLLRSTTPYDSQTQREYYKLHQIKSEVPDLTLMNLLKAVNSESMGGTIIPAMEALVERSNKKGENNKRNTFRYAGAAVLNNNLKLVGFLNNDEAGDTRWILRRPQKQSITSFIDKGKGYITADINKMKTKITTTFGEKISIHLQLSGSMVIRENNTLFNLLKTDNISIIEQALEKEQEARINKLIKKTQTKFKTDIFNFGDTIFRDHPKKWKRLQKDWITEFPRLDVDVKVKLQIKRFGLTGGAVQLKQKELLD, translated from the coding sequence ATGAGAAAAATAGTACAAACTATGCTTTTAGGCTTATCGCTGCTTCTTCTGCCAGGCTGTTGGGACAATAAGGAGCTTAATGATCTGGCTTTAATGTTGGGGAATGGCGTAGATTTAGATGAAAATGGAGTATATGTTCTGAGCAGTCAATTTGCCTTGAGTACAGCAGCGCAAACGGGAGCCAACCCACAAACGCAAAGCTTCTTTACCGAATCTTCAAATGGGGATACGATTAGCAAAGCCTTTGATAACATGCAGTCCAAAATTACAAGACAGACGAGTAGGGGGCAGCGTCGGAGCATCATATTCGGGGAAAAGATGGCTAAAAAAGGGATTAAAAATATTATGGATCTCTCCACCCGAAATCCAGAGACACCTTTAAGAACAGAAATTCTTATTGTAAAGAATGGAACAGCACAAAGCCTGCTGAGAAGCACAACGCCATACGATAGCCAGACCCAGAGAGAATATTATAAACTGCACCAGATTAAAAGCGAGGTTCCTGACCTCACGTTAATGAATCTCCTTAAGGCTGTTAACAGTGAATCCATGGGTGGAACCATCATTCCTGCAATGGAAGCCTTGGTCGAAAGATCAAATAAGAAAGGAGAGAACAATAAAAGAAATACATTTCGTTATGCCGGCGCAGCAGTGTTAAACAATAATTTAAAGCTTGTAGGGTTTCTTAACAATGATGAGGCGGGAGATACACGTTGGATATTAAGAAGACCACAAAAACAATCCATCACCAGCTTTATCGACAAAGGGAAGGGTTATATCACTGCCGATATCAATAAAATGAAAACTAAAATCACCACTACTTTTGGAGAGAAAATTTCAATTCATCTTCAATTAAGTGGATCTATGGTCATTCGTGAGAATAATACATTATTTAATTTATTAAAAACAGACAACATCTCCATTATCGAACAAGCGTTGGAAAAAGAGCAGGAGGCTCGAATAAATAAGCTAATCAAAAAAACTCAAACGAAGTTTAAAACGGATATTTTCAATTTTGGGGATACGATATTCCGTGATCATCCAAAGAAATGGAAACGATTGCAGAAAGACTGGATAACAGAGTTTCCACGTCTGGATGTAGATGTTAAGGTCAAATTGCAAATTAAACGGTTTGGTTTGACAGGAGGGGCTGTGCAATTGAAACAAAAAGAATTACTCGATTGA
- a CDS encoding endospore germination permease yields the protein MSKISSYQLFTITVLFQLGTTIIFGFAASTGRDAWIVTLISGIIGLGIISIYIGLMKMNSGLSLVEWYPKQFGKWIGTPISLMYPCIFLFDAGRIVGDLRDLIPTTLLPNTPPYIITIVFIFVVVYGLYLGIQNIARLGEVLVPIIFILFVIEIILLIFSQILDFKYLKPMLWDGWLPVMKAVFPEGISQTYGETIALAMLWPLAHRQERIWKVTIYSTSVVTLFFIISDLMAIATFDDVLFKRNIYPLYSLTGLVNISGFITNINAFVVVYFISTAYIKLFIKVFAALTAIQILLRMESYRPLIWPSAVIVMVLGFIVSTNITEHIYILAIERTTPFVWVPLFLVFPSILFIVSYIRTRTNKSQ from the coding sequence TTGAGTAAAATTTCCAGCTATCAGTTATTTACGATCACTGTTTTATTTCAATTGGGGACAACGATTATATTCGGCTTTGCTGCTTCTACAGGCAGAGATGCATGGATTGTAACCTTAATTTCGGGAATCATTGGATTAGGTATTATCAGTATTTATATCGGTCTGATGAAGATGAATTCGGGCCTTTCCTTAGTAGAATGGTATCCTAAGCAATTCGGAAAATGGATCGGGACCCCGATTTCTTTGATGTATCCCTGTATATTTCTATTCGATGCAGGACGTATCGTTGGGGACCTGAGAGATTTAATTCCCACCACGCTTTTGCCCAATACACCCCCCTATATTATTACGATTGTTTTTATCTTTGTAGTTGTGTATGGCCTATATCTCGGCATTCAGAATATTGCAAGACTGGGGGAAGTATTAGTTCCGATTATCTTTATTCTATTTGTTATCGAGATTATTTTATTGATATTTTCTCAAATTCTTGATTTTAAGTATTTGAAGCCTATGTTGTGGGATGGGTGGCTACCTGTTATGAAAGCAGTGTTCCCCGAAGGAATAAGCCAAACCTACGGAGAAACGATCGCTCTGGCCATGTTGTGGCCGCTTGCTCATCGACAGGAGCGCATTTGGAAAGTGACCATTTATTCGACTTCGGTTGTTACCTTATTTTTTATCATTTCTGATTTGATGGCTATAGCTACTTTTGACGATGTTTTGTTCAAGCGAAATATTTATCCGCTATATTCTCTGACAGGGCTGGTCAATATAAGTGGGTTTATCACCAACATTAATGCTTTTGTGGTCGTTTATTTCATCAGTACAGCTTATATTAAATTGTTCATCAAGGTTTTTGCCGCTTTAACAGCTATACAAATTTTATTGCGCATGGAGAGCTACCGACCGCTTATTTGGCCTTCAGCCGTTATTGTCATGGTGTTGGGATTTATAGTGTCCACCAACATCACGGAACACATTTATATTCTTGCTATCGAAAGAACAACTCCGTTTGTTTGGGTTCCACTATTCTTAGTGTTTCCAAGCATCCTATTTATAGTGTCTTATATTCGAACACGAACAAACAAATCACAATGA
- a CDS encoding serine hydrolase domain-containing protein, whose amino-acid sequence MRVKRTSIVAVTLALTMLSPMTAMAAANSNNHAFEATKKIAAEKAKLLTETYGITSVQYALIDDGEITISGHAGKNDSEDAIPLSSNTIYGIGSASKMFLTAAVMKLVDEGKVDLDLPVVSYIPDFKMADSRYTQITPRMLLNHSSGFLGTTGSNATLYGDNDTYAHDTFLEQLAMQSLKADPGAFSVYCNDGFTLAEILVERVSGMGFTAFIHKYMTEPLDMNHTKTPQDHIDQAALAGIYSPIYEGQLPQENYNMIATGGIYSTAEDLAAFSQIFTGQVEGVLSAKSVEAMAQEEYRSGMWPEEADPSYLAYGLGWDSVRLFPFNEYGIKALSKGGDTISYHSSLVVLPEYNMSAAVISSGGSSALDQLIANELLLSVLQEKGVIKERKSEKSYGVPIKADMPQEVSQYAGIYGGGSGKIMKVEINPGGELSVASVTAPNNPAQTYTYTADGSFVNDKGTEKLKFVVEKNGRTYLWSRFYLSVPGLGQTAISEYNAEKLEENPLSKDVADAWAQREGQKYYLVSGKYTSTVYLNSTPIIPFQTIKEVPGYVLDNKIIGANKAVNQLQLPVMDGRDTMEINFFQKNGVEYFTAAGNVYANEELVKPLYSGKQSRVTIQADGEAKWYSVSAKDKGKVMTVKLPSNGSFAVYNQAGICINHTVISDNNQVILPENGSIVFAGEAGSTFDISLKK is encoded by the coding sequence ATGCGAGTGAAACGAACTTCTATTGTCGCTGTCACCCTCGCGCTGACGATGCTGTCTCCAATGACTGCAATGGCTGCTGCGAATAGCAATAATCATGCTTTTGAGGCGACTAAGAAAATAGCTGCTGAGAAGGCCAAGCTGCTGACCGAAACTTACGGCATTACAAGCGTGCAATATGCGCTCATTGATGATGGAGAAATTACGATTTCAGGGCATGCAGGCAAAAATGATAGCGAGGATGCGATTCCACTTTCCTCAAATACGATATACGGCATCGGTTCTGCGAGCAAAATGTTTCTCACGGCGGCTGTTATGAAGCTTGTAGACGAGGGCAAGGTAGATTTGGATTTGCCCGTTGTGAGCTATATCCCTGACTTTAAAATGGCGGACAGTCGCTACACGCAGATTACTCCGCGCATGCTGCTGAATCATTCCTCCGGCTTCCTCGGAACTACGGGCAGCAATGCAACCTTATATGGGGATAATGATACTTATGCACATGATACTTTCCTTGAGCAATTGGCGATGCAAAGCTTAAAGGCAGATCCGGGAGCCTTTTCGGTCTATTGCAACGATGGTTTTACATTAGCTGAGATTCTAGTAGAGAGAGTTAGCGGCATGGGCTTTACAGCATTTATTCACAAATATATGACAGAGCCTCTAGACATGAACCATACGAAAACACCGCAGGATCACATCGATCAAGCGGCGCTGGCTGGAATCTATTCCCCTATATATGAGGGACAGCTTCCACAGGAGAATTATAATATGATTGCAACGGGAGGCATTTACTCCACAGCCGAAGACCTCGCTGCCTTTTCACAAATTTTCACGGGACAGGTCGAGGGCGTTCTTTCTGCTAAATCGGTAGAGGCTATGGCACAAGAGGAGTATAGAAGCGGCATGTGGCCGGAGGAAGCCGATCCCTCCTACCTCGCATACGGGTTAGGCTGGGATAGTGTCCGCTTGTTCCCCTTCAACGAGTACGGCATTAAGGCACTCTCGAAAGGTGGAGACACGATTTCGTATCATTCATCCTTAGTGGTGCTGCCTGAATACAATATGTCTGCCGCCGTTATTTCTTCAGGTGGCTCAAGCGCATTAGACCAATTAATCGCGAATGAACTGCTGCTTAGCGTCCTTCAGGAGAAGGGCGTGATTAAAGAGCGGAAATCGGAGAAATCTTATGGCGTGCCTATTAAGGCAGATATGCCGCAGGAAGTATCCCAGTATGCGGGTATTTATGGTGGCGGTTCGGGTAAGATTATGAAGGTAGAAATAAATCCCGGGGGCGAATTGTCTGTAGCCTCGGTTACGGCTCCGAACAATCCTGCCCAAACCTATACGTATACGGCTGATGGTTCGTTTGTAAACGATAAAGGTACAGAAAAGCTGAAATTCGTTGTTGAGAAAAATGGGCGTACCTATTTGTGGTCCCGCTTTTATCTATCAGTGCCAGGGCTCGGTCAAACGGCCATCTCCGAGTATAACGCTGAAAAGCTCGAAGAAAATCCATTATCCAAAGACGTAGCTGACGCATGGGCGCAGCGTGAAGGCCAAAAATATTATTTGGTGAGCGGGAAATATACATCCACAGTTTACCTCAATTCGACGCCTATCATACCTTTTCAGACTATTAAAGAGGTTCCAGGGTATGTGTTGGATAATAAAATTATTGGAGCAAACAAAGCCGTTAACCAGCTGCAACTCCCTGTCATGGATGGCCGTGACACGATGGAAATTAATTTCTTTCAGAAGAACGGAGTCGAATATTTTACGGCAGCAGGCAACGTCTACGCGAATGAGGAGCTTGTAAAACCACTCTATTCGGGTAAACAATCCCGGGTAACGATCCAAGCGGACGGCGAAGCCAAGTGGTATTCCGTTTCAGCGAAGGACAAAGGAAAGGTTATGACGGTTAAATTGCCTTCAAATGGCTCCTTTGCTGTATATAATCAAGCAGGTATTTGCATTAATCATACCGTGATCAGCGATAATAATCAGGTCATTTTGCCGGAGAACGGCAGCATTGTATTTGCAGGCGAGGCCGGCTCTACGTTTGATATTTCATTGAAAAAGTAA
- a CDS encoding alpha/beta hydrolase: MKKWLRVLLKILAAIVIAIVVFIAIVFIVNKVSSKSELGKIQAYGQLVPVDGKKMNVLIQGDGKETIVLLPGYGTAAPALDFKPLIDELSPYYKVVAVEPFGYGLSDGTDKERTTENIVNELHEALQALNIDRYILMGHSIAGIYGIEYANKYTSEVSAFAGIDSSVPTQPGMDAALPVTTFKLLKQSGFLRLVMKVSPDPYEGLPYDEATKEQLTLLSLKNSNSPTMLSEMKNISSNFKAAEHLTFPKELPIIFFIQAHNEGIPTWVPLHEEQVKDSVHGKVMTFEGGHYLHHTKSKEIAENFKAFMEETR, from the coding sequence ATGAAAAAATGGCTTAGGGTTTTACTTAAAATATTAGCAGCAATTGTTATAGCAATCGTCGTTTTTATCGCCATTGTGTTTATAGTGAATAAGGTCAGCAGCAAATCTGAACTAGGAAAAATACAAGCCTATGGTCAGCTCGTACCCGTAGACGGGAAAAAGATGAATGTGCTGATTCAAGGGGACGGTAAAGAAACCATCGTGCTCTTGCCGGGTTATGGTACAGCAGCACCAGCGCTCGATTTCAAACCGCTAATTGACGAGCTTTCGCCTTATTACAAAGTAGTTGCGGTTGAACCTTTTGGTTATGGATTAAGTGATGGTACGGATAAAGAGCGTACGACAGAAAATATAGTAAATGAACTCCATGAAGCGCTGCAAGCCCTTAATATCGACCGCTACATTCTTATGGGCCACTCCATTGCAGGCATTTACGGAATCGAATATGCCAACAAATATACAAGTGAAGTGAGCGCATTTGCCGGCATTGATAGCAGTGTTCCAACACAACCCGGCATGGACGCTGCACTCCCTGTAACAACGTTTAAGCTTCTCAAACAATCTGGCTTTCTTCGATTGGTCATGAAAGTAAGCCCCGACCCCTATGAAGGACTGCCCTATGATGAGGCAACAAAAGAACAGCTGACCCTACTTTCTCTCAAGAACAGCAATAGTCCCACAATGCTAAGTGAAATGAAAAATATTTCTTCTAACTTTAAAGCAGCTGAGCATTTAACCTTCCCTAAAGAGCTTCCTATTATTTTCTTTATCCAAGCTCACAATGAAGGCATTCCAACCTGGGTACCGCTGCATGAAGAGCAAGTCAAAGATTCTGTGCATGGAAAAGTGATGACCTTTGAAGGCGGACATTATTTGCACCATACCAAATCCAAAGAGATTGCTGAAAACTTTAAGGCTTTTATGGAAGAAACAAGGTAA
- a CDS encoding GntR family transcriptional regulator encodes MKPKYQIIIDDIKSNILSGTYKAGEQISTESALQSSYNVSRQTVRKAILELSNEGFLRSEKGSGTYVSSQYRSRSGGNAAKKTIGVITTYISDYIFPSIIRGIEGRLNEDNYSLLLASTNNDIMQEKKALEMMLSYGVDGLIIEPTKSNLYNPNIAYYLSFKEQEVPFTMINAYYEELEVPFFCLDDVQSSYLATRELIAKGHSQIGIIAKMDDLQGKYRMKGYIKALGEAKLRFHPEQVLSFDTATKPDLSTGLEEFLSDNRDVLTALVCYNDEVGLEVVHACRKLEISIPDELSIIGQDNSYMAKNANIKLTTLTHPQEQMGRDAADWVIKNIQGKKDLPVSTYYQPVLVEGETVKEIEVE; translated from the coding sequence GTGAAGCCAAAGTATCAGATCATCATTGATGATATAAAAAGCAATATCCTGTCGGGCACTTACAAAGCAGGAGAGCAAATTTCTACCGAGTCTGCTTTGCAGAGCAGCTATAATGTTAGCCGTCAGACGGTTCGAAAGGCTATTTTGGAGCTGTCCAACGAAGGGTTTCTAAGAAGCGAGAAGGGCTCTGGGACGTATGTCAGCAGTCAATACCGCTCCAGATCGGGCGGAAATGCCGCAAAAAAAACGATTGGCGTCATTACGACCTATATCTCGGATTACATCTTCCCCTCTATTATCCGTGGCATAGAAGGTCGATTAAATGAAGATAACTATTCGTTGCTGTTAGCCAGTACAAATAATGATATTATGCAGGAAAAGAAGGCGCTCGAGATGATGCTGTCCTATGGCGTGGACGGTCTTATTATTGAGCCAACCAAAAGCAATTTATACAACCCCAATATCGCTTACTATCTGTCCTTCAAGGAGCAAGAGGTTCCGTTCACCATGATTAACGCCTACTATGAAGAGCTGGAGGTCCCTTTCTTCTGTTTGGATGACGTGCAGTCCAGCTATCTCGCAACCCGGGAGCTGATTGCTAAAGGACATTCCCAAATTGGCATTATTGCGAAAATGGATGATCTACAAGGGAAATATCGCATGAAGGGATATATCAAGGCGCTTGGGGAAGCCAAATTACGGTTTCACCCCGAGCAGGTGCTTTCCTTCGATACGGCGACGAAGCCGGACCTCTCCACGGGCTTGGAGGAGTTCCTAAGCGACAATAGGGATGTTCTGACTGCGCTTGTTTGTTACAATGACGAGGTAGGTCTGGAAGTCGTACATGCCTGTAGAAAACTGGAAATATCTATTCCAGATGAACTATCCATCATTGGTCAAGACAATTCGTATATGGCCAAAAACGCAAATATCAAGCTAACGACTCTGACGCACCCCCAAGAACAAATGGGAAGAGACGCAGCGGACTGGGTCATTAAAAATATACAAGGAAAAAAAGACTTGCCCGTGAGCACCTACTACCAACCCGTGTTAGTTGAAGGCGAAACCGTAAAAGAGATTGAAGTGGAGTAA
- a CDS encoding FGGY-family carbohydrate kinase, whose protein sequence is MSHVELKEAIAKGETSLGIEFGSTRIKAVLIDHRFETIASGSYEWENQLKDGYWTYSQEDIITGLQTAYREMKQEVQRKYEVTLKTVGSIGFSAMMHGYMAFDSSGELLVPFRTWRNATTGQAARELTDKFQFNIPERWSIAHLYQAILNKEEHVPRIDFVTTLAGYIHWLLTGNKVIGIGDASGIFPIDESTHAYHPLMVKQFDELIAAGGYPWKLEELLPKVHRSGEQAGELTEAGARILDPSQELQPGIALCPPEGDAGTGMVATNSVRKRTGNISVGTSVFAMIVLEKELSKVYPEIDMVTTPDGSPVGMVHANNCSSDINAWMGLFREFSVAMGYEADNEKLFSVMFNKALEADPDGGGLLSYGYYSGENITGIEKGRPLFVRSPESNFNLANFMRTHLFTAFGALRLGMDILTENEQVAIDSILAHGGLFKTPVVGQKMVAAALNVPISVMSTAGEGGAWGMALLASYLINKDQQESLDDFLEQKVFKDVEGQEIAPDPSDVLGFEVFMERYNSGLAIEQAAVDHLLENGRN, encoded by the coding sequence ATGAGTCATGTAGAGTTGAAAGAAGCGATAGCTAAGGGAGAAACCTCGCTAGGTATCGAATTTGGATCTACGCGGATCAAAGCGGTATTGATCGATCATCGTTTTGAGACCATCGCGTCAGGAAGCTATGAATGGGAAAATCAATTAAAAGACGGATATTGGACATACAGCCAAGAGGATATCATTACAGGCCTCCAAACGGCCTATCGCGAAATGAAGCAAGAAGTGCAGCGCAAATACGAAGTCACCCTCAAGACCGTGGGTTCGATCGGTTTTTCCGCGATGATGCATGGTTATATGGCGTTCGACAGCTCGGGTGAGCTGCTTGTGCCGTTTCGGACTTGGCGCAATGCAACAACCGGCCAGGCAGCAAGAGAGCTGACGGACAAATTCCAATTCAATATCCCAGAGCGCTGGAGCATCGCCCATTTGTATCAAGCGATATTAAACAAAGAGGAACATGTGCCTCGCATTGATTTTGTGACAACTTTGGCCGGTTACATTCATTGGCTGCTAACTGGCAATAAAGTGATTGGCATCGGGGATGCTTCCGGTATTTTCCCTATTGACGAATCGACCCATGCTTACCATCCCTTGATGGTCAAGCAATTCGATGAACTGATCGCAGCGGGCGGCTATCCGTGGAAACTGGAGGAGCTTCTTCCTAAAGTCCACCGCTCAGGCGAGCAAGCTGGTGAATTAACCGAGGCGGGAGCCCGCATTTTGGACCCCTCGCAGGAGCTGCAGCCAGGCATTGCGCTTTGTCCTCCAGAAGGTGATGCCGGGACAGGCATGGTTGCCACCAATAGCGTGAGAAAACGTACGGGGAACATCTCCGTAGGAACCTCCGTTTTTGCGATGATTGTACTCGAGAAGGAATTGTCCAAGGTGTATCCGGAAATCGATATGGTTACGACGCCAGACGGAAGTCCGGTCGGCATGGTGCATGCCAACAACTGCTCCAGCGATATCAACGCATGGATGGGATTGTTCCGTGAGTTCTCTGTGGCCATGGGCTACGAAGCGGATAACGAAAAATTGTTCAGCGTGATGTTTAATAAGGCTTTGGAGGCCGACCCGGATGGCGGCGGTTTGCTCAGCTACGGTTATTACTCAGGCGAAAATATTACCGGAATTGAAAAAGGTCGTCCGCTATTCGTTCGCTCGCCTGAGAGCAACTTCAATTTGGCTAATTTCATGCGTACCCATCTGTTCACTGCTTTCGGAGCACTTAGGCTGGGCATGGATATTTTGACCGAAAACGAGCAAGTCGCCATTGACAGCATTTTGGCTCACGGCGGTCTATTCAAAACCCCTGTCGTCGGACAAAAGATGGTAGCAGCGGCGCTGAACGTTCCAATTTCGGTCATGTCTACAGCCGGTGAAGGCGGAGCTTGGGGAATGGCGCTTCTAGCTTCTTATTTGATCAACAAGGATCAGCAGGAGAGCCTGGACGACTTCCTCGAGCAGAAGGTCTTTAAAGATGTTGAAGGGCAGGAGATTGCTCCGGACCCATCTGATGTGTTGGGTTTTGAAGTATTTATGGAGCGCTACAACAGTGGGCTGGCTATTGAGCAGGCTGCTGTAGACCATCTGCTGGAGAACGGGAGGAACTAA
- a CDS encoding L-ribulose-5-phosphate 4-epimerase yields the protein MLEQLKEEVYEANLELPKHGLVKFTWGNVSAMDRESGLFVIKPSGVSYDKMKASDMVVVDLDGNVVEGNLRPSSDTATHAVLYKHYPEIGGIVHTHSTWATIWAQAGLDVPVMGTTHADTFYGAVPCARFLNQGEIDRGYEAETGRVIIETFEQRGLDVMAIPAVLLHGHAPFTWGKDAKSAVVNSVVLEEVCKMNLYARQLNHFAKELPQGILDKHYLRKHGKDAYYGQK from the coding sequence ATGTTAGAACAGCTGAAAGAAGAGGTATATGAGGCGAATCTAGAATTGCCGAAGCATGGACTCGTAAAATTTACATGGGGCAATGTGAGCGCAATGGATCGGGAAAGCGGTCTGTTCGTCATCAAACCGAGCGGAGTCAGTTATGACAAGATGAAAGCGAGCGATATGGTCGTTGTCGATCTCGATGGCAATGTAGTTGAGGGAAATCTAAGACCTTCCTCCGATACCGCAACTCATGCCGTCCTGTATAAGCATTACCCAGAGATCGGAGGTATCGTACACACTCACTCCACTTGGGCAACGATCTGGGCACAAGCAGGACTTGATGTGCCGGTAATGGGAACGACGCATGCGGACACCTTTTATGGAGCTGTTCCTTGTGCACGTTTCCTGAATCAAGGGGAGATTGACCGGGGCTACGAGGCTGAAACGGGACGTGTCATCATCGAAACGTTTGAGCAGCGTGGGCTGGATGTCATGGCCATTCCGGCCGTCCTGCTCCATGGTCATGCACCGTTTACTTGGGGCAAGGATGCGAAATCGGCAGTTGTGAACAGCGTCGTGCTGGAGGAAGTTTGCAAAATGAATTTGTATGCGCGGCAATTGAATCATTTCGCGAAAGAGCTGCCGCAAGGCATTTTGGACAAGCACTATTTGCGTAAGCATGGGAAAGACGCCTACTACGGGCAGAAGTAA
- the araA gene encoding L-arabinose isomerase — protein MTVTLAKQFWFVVGSQNLYGEEALAEVKADAQRMTDALNASGVLPYPLVLQDLAISADKITSMMKEVNYRDEVAGVITWMHTFSPAKMWIRGTKLLQKPLLHLATQYNESIPWSTIDMDFMNLNQAAHGDREYGFINARLKKQNKIVVGYWERPEVHQQIADWMDVAVAYNESFNIKVARFGDNMRNVAVTDGDKVEAQIQFGWTVDYYGIGDLVQYVNAVTEQEIDDLMGLYAELYTFDYGTSSKESWEASVRVQASYEIAMKRFFEEKGYNAFTTNFEDLHGMKQLPGLAVQRLMAQGYGFAGEGDWKTAALDRLLKVMSHNQNTGFMEDYTYEMAAGQEAILQSHMLEVDPTLASNKPTIIVSPLGIGDREDPARLIFDGKAGEGVVVSMADFGTHYKLLINEVSAFEPTVPAPKLPVARVLWKVKPNFQDGVKAWIENGGGHHTVVSLNLTTDQIVTYAKLVNLEYVIIK, from the coding sequence ATGACAGTAACATTAGCTAAACAGTTTTGGTTTGTCGTAGGTTCTCAAAACCTGTATGGGGAAGAAGCATTGGCCGAAGTAAAAGCAGACGCACAGAGAATGACGGATGCATTGAATGCAAGTGGTGTGCTGCCTTACCCGCTTGTATTGCAGGACCTGGCTATCAGCGCCGATAAAATCACAAGCATGATGAAAGAAGTTAACTATCGCGATGAAGTGGCGGGCGTCATTACGTGGATGCATACGTTCTCGCCTGCAAAAATGTGGATTCGCGGAACGAAATTGCTGCAAAAGCCGCTGCTTCACCTGGCAACGCAATACAACGAAAGCATTCCTTGGTCCACAATCGATATGGACTTCATGAACCTCAATCAGGCTGCTCATGGAGACCGCGAATACGGCTTTATCAATGCCCGTCTGAAGAAGCAAAATAAAATCGTCGTAGGCTACTGGGAACGTCCTGAGGTGCATCAGCAAATTGCCGACTGGATGGATGTAGCTGTTGCCTATAACGAAAGCTTTAACATCAAGGTGGCTCGTTTTGGCGACAATATGCGCAACGTAGCCGTAACGGATGGAGATAAAGTAGAAGCCCAAATTCAGTTCGGCTGGACGGTGGATTATTACGGCATCGGCGACCTCGTACAATACGTGAATGCCGTTACGGAGCAAGAAATCGACGATCTGATGGGACTGTATGCGGAGCTATATACATTTGATTATGGCACGAGCAGCAAAGAGTCTTGGGAAGCTAGCGTAAGAGTGCAAGCGAGCTATGAAATCGCCATGAAACGCTTCTTTGAAGAGAAGGGCTACAATGCCTTCACTACGAACTTCGAGGATTTGCATGGCATGAAGCAGCTTCCGGGTCTGGCTGTCCAACGACTGATGGCACAAGGCTACGGCTTTGCCGGCGAGGGCGACTGGAAGACGGCCGCGCTTGATCGCTTGCTGAAAGTGATGAGCCACAACCAAAATACAGGCTTTATGGAGGATTACACATACGAGATGGCAGCTGGCCAAGAAGCTATCCTGCAATCTCATATGCTTGAGGTAGACCCGACTTTGGCCAGCAACAAGCCAACCATCATCGTTTCCCCATTGGGTATTGGCGATCGCGAAGATCCAGCGCGTCTCATTTTCGATGGCAAAGCTGGTGAAGGTGTCGTTGTTTCCATGGCTGATTTCGGCACACATTACAAGCTGTTGATTAACGAGGTTTCCGCATTCGAGCCAACAGTTCCAGCTCCTAAGCTCCCTGTAGCTCGTGTGCTGTGGAAGGTGAAGCCGAACTTCCAGGATGGCGTCAAAGCTTGGATTGAGAATGGCGGCGGCCATCATACGGTCGTTTCCTTGAACCTGACGACAGACCAAATCGTGACTTATGCTAAATTGGTGAACCTGGAGTACGTTATTATCAAGTAA